The window CAGGCGGGAGCCGCGCCCGCCGACTGGTCGCGTTCCCTCGACCTGCAACCCCCACTACGCCCGACACGGCCGGCAGTCGATAGGTCAAGGGCGTCCGTTGAGGATGCGTCGGCACGGCCGTGACGCAGGTTCGTCCTCATGAGCGCTGATGCGTCAGCGCGGGGTACGGACTGCGCCTTGAGGGCACAGGTCTGTGATCTGCGTGGTGAGCCGAAATCGCCTCACTGACCATCGGCTGGCGGCCCCGGCGGACAGGGCCTTGCGTGGCACAGACCCACCCTGTACGCGCGATCTCCGGCCGGGCCTTGCGGGACCCGCAACCAGCAGGAGTAAGGGCACTCACTCACCCACAACTCTCGCGCGGTGCCCCGTATCCGCCATCCGGTATCCGGCACCGGCGGACTTTCGCGCCCCGTCCGCACGTGGACCGTGGCGTCCGTGGCCCACGCGCTTTCTAGGCGTCTCGCCGGCTCATGGACCACCACCCGGCGAGAAGTGCGAGGCCGGCCCATGCCGCGGTGACAGCGAGTCCCGTCCAGGGTCCCAGACCCGCCTCCTGATGTGCGTGCAGGACCGACTGCCCCGCTTGATCGGGGAGAAATCGAGCGGTGTCTCCGGCTATGTCTCCGATCACGAAGGACACGATGAGAATGAACGGAATCAGCAGACTCAGCACGGCGACCGCGCTGCGCAGGAGTGCTGTCAGTCCGGCCGCGAAGAGGGCCATCAACCCGAGGTAGACGCCCCCACCGAACGCCGCCCGCAACGCACCCTCATGTCCGAGGGATATCGCGTAGTCCCCCATGAACAGCTGCCCGACGAGAAACGTGCTGAAGCTGGTGATCAGGCCCACTCCGAGGGCAAGCCCGCCGACCACCGACATCTTGCAGCCGTACAGCAGGCCACGTCGGGGAACCGCCGCGAACGATATGCGCAATGCACCGTTGAGACACTCCGACGACAGGGCGGTCGCCCCGAACACCATGGCGGCGATCTGTCCGAAGTTCAGTGCGTAGAAGGCTGAAAACACCGGGTCGTCAGTTGCACCACTCGCCTCAGCCCGGCCGATGGAGGCGAACACGAGCACGGTGATGAACAGTGTCGCACCGAAGACCGACATCAACGAACCTGACACCGACCGCACAGAGCTGATCTTGATCCACTCGGAGCGCAGAACCGCTGCCACAGATTTTGTCACGGTGCTCAAACCGCCTTACGGCAGACCGGCTCGCCGGGTAGGGCCGCAGATGCGGCGAACTGGGTCTCGCTCGCGGTGAGGTCGAGGTATGCCTCTTCCAAGGTGGCCTGCATCTGCACCAGCTCGGTGAGTGGAATGCCCTCCGCGGCCGCTATCGCGCCGATCTCCTCCACGTGTGCTCCTTCGATCGTCCAATCCCCGGAGTCGCCCTCGACGGGTGTGTGCCCTTTGCGTGTGAGAGCGTCCCAGAGACGAGAGGCTTCGGAGGTCCGCAGCCGGACACCGGGGCGGGCGTGGGAACCGAGAAACTGCCGCATCGTCCGATCGGCCAGCAGCCGGCCCTTGCCCAGCACGATCAAGTGGTCGGCGAACGATGAGGTCTCACTCATCAAGTGGCTGGAGACCAGGACGGTTCGACCTTCGCGCGCCATGCGACGCATCAGCTCTCGGATCCATACGATGCCTTCTGGATCAAGCCCGTTGGAAGGTTCGTCCAGCATCACCACTTCCGGCTCACCGAGCAGTGCCGCGGCGATGCCGAGCCGTTGCCGCATGCCGAGCGAGAAGGTCTTGATCCGCCGCCCTGCGACTTCTGTGAGGCCGGCGTCCGCGAGCGCCTTCTCGACTCTGCTGTCGGCTATGCCGTTGCTTGCCGCGAGAACGCGCAGGTGACTACGCGGGGTCCGTCCGCCGTGCGCCGCCTGGACATCGAGCAGGGCTCCGACCCGCCGCAGCGGGTTGTCCAGCGCCGAGTAGGGTCGTCCACCGATGGTGACCGAGCCGGCCGATGGGCGGGCCAGCCCGAGCGCGAGTCGCATGGTGGTGGACTTCCCGGCACCGTTGGGTCCGAGAAAGCCTGTGACGCGCCCCGGCCGCACGCTGAACGTGAGGCGGTCGACAGCGCGGACAGGACCGTAGTCCTTGGTGAGTTCGTGAACTTCGATGCTGGTCATGGTTCAAGGCTGTCCTGCGGCCCGTTCTCGCCGCCTCCCCCATCGGAGGGGTCGATATCCCTCGCTCGGGGGAGCCGCCTTCCAGCGCGGCGCTGACACGATTGCGGCATGCACCACTTTCTGGGACCGCTGACCCGCCCCGTCACCTACAGCCGCTGGCTGCATCTGCTCATTCCGTCCGCAGTCGTCAGCGTGTGGCTGTTCATTTCCATGGAGACACCGTGGATGCCTTGCCTGTTCGCGGTGCCGATCGGTCTGCTGCCCGGATTCCGCCTCGCCGAAGGCCTGCAGGCTCAACTGCTCCTCACACCTGCGGAACGTGGCAGGCCGAATGCGTCGATCTCAGCCGCTCCATCCGCCACGTGGGCCGAGCGGTGGCGGACTGTCGCCTGGCTCGAGGTCAGACTGCTGCTGGCAGCAGCAGCAGGCTTCGCCACCGTCTGGTTGCCGACGACGACGGTCGACCTCATAGGCGCAGCTGCCGGCGCCCGGCCGACCACGGGCTGGCTGGCCGAACTGCTCCCCGCGCGCTGGCTGTGCGCACTGCTCGCGCCGGTGCCCCTCCTGATACTCCTCGGGGTGGTCATCCTCTGCGGTGAAGTGGCCACAGCAGCGGCCCGCGGGTTGCTCAATCCGTCCCCGACCGAGCGGTTGACCGCCTTGGAGGAACGCACCCAGCTGTTGCTGGAGCGTAATCGGATAGCCCGAGAACTCCACGACTCCATCGGTCACGCACTGACGATCGCAGTGGTGCAGGCGGGAGCCGCCCGGACCGCGGACAGCCCGGAGTTCACCGCACGCGCCCTCGCCGCCATCGAGGAGACAGCACGCACCGCGCTGGAAGATCTGGAGCGGGTCCTGCGAGTTCTGCGGGAGCCGGATCTTCCCGTCGGCGGACGTCCGACGCTCCTCGAAGCCGGCAGGCTGCTGGATTCGGCCCGCGACTCCGGCGTGATCATAGACGTGGACATGGCGGGATCACTTGAACTGCTGCCCGGCCCGGTGTCACGCGAGGGGTACCGGATCCTGCAGGAATCGCTCACGAACGTGCTGCGTCACGCCGGCGCTGTTCCCGTACGGGTGAGGATCTCCGTGGCGGAGACCTGCCTGGATCTGGAGGTGGCCAATCCGATTGTTGGGCCGCCTCGCCGCCGAGGAGGCGGTAGCGGTCTTCGAGGTATGAGGGAGCGGGCCGCGCTGCTCGGCGGTAAAGCGAGGACGGGACCGAACAAGGGGGAATGGATCGTGCACGCGAGCCTGCCGTTGGACCACATACGCTGACCTGATGCCGATTACCGTACTTCTGGTCGACGACGAACCCCTGGTGCGTGCGGGGTTGCGCGCGGTCCTGGAGGCTCAGCCCGACATCGAGGTGGTGGGCGAGGCTGCGGATGGCGCGGCAGTGATTCCGCTCGTGAGCCGCCTTCGGCCCGAGGTCGTCGCCATGGACGTACGCATGCCGTTGATGGACGGCATCGAGGCGACCCGTCTGGTGCTGCGGACCGTCCCCCACCCGCCGAAGATCCTCGTGGTGACGACGTTCGAAAACGACGAGTACGTGTACGAGGCGCTGCGAGCCGGCGCCGACGGATTCCTCCTCAAGCGTGCCCGCCCCTCCGAGATCGTGCATGCCGTGCGCCTGGTGGCGGAGGGCGAGTCGCTGCTGTTCCCCGCCGCGGTTCGGCAGCTCGCCGCGGAGTACGGCAGCAGCAAGGCGCGGGATCGCATGCACAGAGCGGCACTCACCGACCGTGAGGGCGCAGTGCTCAGGCTCATGGCACGGGGGCAGTCCAACGCGGAGATCGCTGCCGAACTCGTCGTGGGAGTGGAGACGGTGAAGACACATGTCAGTGCGATTCTCGCCAAATTGGGGGCCAGGGACCGGACCCAAGCAGTCATTGCGGCCTACGAGTCCGGCTTCGTGGCTCCGAGCTGACCGGGGCCCGCCCCCGTCGAGCTCGATACACCGGACGCCCTGACCGAAGTCTCCTCTCGGTTGCTGGTCGCCCCGGTCCGAGGCAGCGAGTACCATCCGGCAGACACGCACGACCTGGGAGGACACACGGTGGGCAGGCTGACCGGTGGGGATCCGTCTCTGCTTCGGCGGATCAATTCCGCAGTGGTGCTGCACGCCCTACGTGGCGCGGATTCGCCCACACTCACGGATCTGACGCGGATCACCGGCCTGTCCCGCCCCACGGTCGAGGGGGTCGTCGAGGGCCTCTTCGGTGAGGGGCTGGTGGTCGAGGCGTCGCCCGACGACAGCGGAGCCCGCCGCCAGGGGCGGCCTGCCAGGCGCTTCAGGTTTCGTGCCGAGGCCGGCTATTTGCTGGGCGTCGAGATCGGCCCTCATCGGGTGTCCGCCCTCATCTCGGGACTGGACGGCAGAGTGGTCGGCGCCGGTGCCCGCGACGTCTCGGAGACAGCGTGTGCGGATGACAGGCTTGAGCAGGTCAGGGCCATGATCGTGGATCTGTTGCGCCGCACCGGGGTGGCGAGGAGCAGCCTCCGCGCGGTGGGGGTCGGAAGCCCGGGCATCGTGGAGGCGGACGGCACCGTACGGCTGGGAACGGCGCTGCCCGACTGGACGGGGCTCGCGCTCGGCGAGAGGATGCGGCGTTCGTTCCGTTGCCCTGTTCTCGTGGAGAACGATGCCAATGCCGCAGCGGTGGCCGAGCATTGGAAGGGTGCGGCAACCGAGTCCGACGACATCGTCTTCGTCCTGGCCGGCTTGAGCCCGGGCGCCGGTTCACTGATCGGGGGGCGACTGCACCGGGGATTCGGCGGAGCAGCCGGCGAGATCGGCGCACTTCATCTCCTGGGCAGGGATGTCACACCGGAGCACCTGCTCTCCACGACAGACACTCCGCTCGACCCCCTGGACGAGCAGGCGGTCGCTGCGGTCTTCGCCAAGGCCAAGGACGGGGACTCGGGCGCCAAGGCAGCGGTCGCACGGTTCAATCAGCGGCTGGTCCACGATGTCGCCGCACTGGTACTGGCGCTCGATCCCGAGCTCGTGGTGATCGGCGGGTGGGCCGCAGGCCTCGACGGGGTGCTGGACCCGCTACGCGACGAGCTCGCGCGCTTCTGTCTCCGGCCGCCACGTGTCGCCCTCTCTCTCCTCGGAGAAGCCGCCGTCGCCACCGGCGCGCTGCGGCTGGCACTGGACCACGTGGAGGAGCAGCTCTTCGCCATCGAGGGAACGATGACGGCCCGCCGCTGACGGCGGCGGGCCTCTCCGAAAGAACCGTGACGCCGACTCGTTCCTAGGCATCGCATCGCACGAACGCGTCGGCCCGGATCAGGCACCTCAGGCATCCTGGACACCCAGGCGCACCGACGCACCGACGCACCGACGCACCGACGCACCGACGCACCGACGCACCGACGCACCGACGCACCGGAGAACGGCGTCAGGAAGCCTTGCGTTCCTGTTCGGCGTGACTGATCTCAAGTGCTCCCGAGTCCCCGAAGGTAAGCCGGCAGGTATCGGCCCGGTAGGTGGCAACGGATACGGCCGCCGTGACCTTGGCGGCGAGGTAGCGCGTCGTGACGACGAGAACCGGGGCCCCCGGCAGCCGGTCGAGTTCCTTGGCGTCGTCCGCACGGGCTGAGCCCAGCTCGACCGAGCGGTCCTGGCCATCGAGGTCGAGACGGTGCAACTCCCTCAGGACACCTCTCGCCCTGGCCGGCCCGGACGCCGCCTCGATGCCGGAGAGTTCGGGTACGGAGGACGCCGGCACGTAGAGGAGCTCAGCGGCGACGGCCTGCCCATGGGTGATCCGGATGCGGCGCACCACATGCACCGTCTCTCCTGCTGCGACGCCGAGTTCGGCGGCGACCACCGCGGGTGCGACGGCCATGGTGCACTCGACGGGCTGCCATGCCTCGTCCCCGTCGCCCGACCACCCGTGTTGCGCGGTCGCGACAGCGACTCCGACACGCGGCGGTGCGACGGTCGTGCCCACGCCGCGTCGGCGCTGCAGCCGCCCTTCGAGTTCGAGCTGCTCAAGTGCCTGCCGGAGAGTGGCGCGTGCGACACCGAAGCGCGCTGCGAGATCCCGCTCGTTGGGCAGAACCTCTCCCACCGCGAAGTCCGAGTCGAGTGCCTCACTGAGCACGGTCTTGAGGTGCCAGTACTTCGGCTCCTGCACCGATTCCAGCTGCGTGGTCCCCACCCTGTCCTCCGCAATCGCTCGAGAGCTTTCCGCGACGTTATTTATTAAAGGTTCCTACCTTAACGTTCAGACCTTAGGGCGGCTCATCACCTTGGTCAAGACCAATCCTCGCGCGGTAACGGAGAGAAACCACCCCGCGCCGCAGAGCGTTCACGGGACGTTCGTACAGCCGTGAACCCACACCATGCGCAGCGCATCCTCGGGACGGACGGATCACCTGGGGCTGGTGCGACATGAGCGGCTGCGGCTGCGGCTGCGGCTGCGGCTGCGGCTGCGGCTGCGGCAGATCACCGCGAGACCGGCGAGATGGCGACTGCCCGCTCGCCCGAGCGGGCAGCCCGGACCCGGCGAAGTGGCTGGGAGAAGCCAGAGCACCGTGAAAGGCGTGCCACCCCGGTCAGAAGGGGCGGCCCCTGCGAAGCACGAGCGAGCCGCACACCTGCACCTTGACGCCAGTGCCCAGAGCCCTGGGCACTGGGCACTGGGCCCAGGAATCGCGGAACCCAGAAGCCCAGAGCCGAAATCCTGGAAGCCCGACCCCGGCCCCTGAAGCGCCGAAGCCCGACCCCGAACCGCGAGCCCTCAGTCCCCGAACCCCGGTCGACCGACTGAAACTCACTCCCCCGCGAGCAGCCTCAGCCGCCGCCTCGCCCGCGCCTCGCTCGGCCCGCCCCAACCCGCGGCCAGAAAGCGCCCAGGATCCGCAGCCCGGGGATCCCCAGCGCCGGTAGCCCCCGCGCCCCGGCAAGGGCGCCCCCCTAGCGCGCGCACTCCCACTACCGTGCCGGGCATGCGGCCAGGTAGACGGGACCGGTCCCGTCTAGCTGCCGTGCAGCCCCGTCAGCTTGTCGGGGTTGCGGATCACGTAGACACACCGGATCACCCCGTCGGCAACCTCGGTCTGGAAGACGGTGTCCACCTGACCGTCCACGCCGAAGACCAGGGCGGGGCCGCCGTTGAGCTCCAGGATTCGGGCCTCCATCCGCGAAGGCCAGTCATGCGCCACCGCGAAGAGGAAGCGCCCCACCTTGTCCGCGGTCTCGATGATCCGCCTGGGCGCCTTGGCCTTGCCACCGCTGTCGCTGACAAGCCGCACGTCGGGCGCCAGCAAGGCCAGGAGCTCGTCGAGTCCGCCGCCGGATGCGGCGGCGAGGAAGCGCTCCGTCAGATCGCGCCGCTCGGCCGGGTCCACGTCGTAGCGCGGCCGGCCTTCCTCGACATGCCGCTTCGCGCGACCGGCGAGCTGGCGCACGGCCGCCTCGGACCGGTCGAGGGTGATGCCGATCTCCGCGTAGGGAAAACCGAACGCCTCGCGCAGGACGAAGACCGCGCGCTCCAGCGGGGAGAGCGTCTCCAGGACGATGAGGACGGCCAGCGAGACGGAGTCCGCGAGGACCGCCCGCTCCGCGGAGTCGGGAACCGCCTGGCCGAATCCCGTGACCATGGGCTCGGGCAGCCAGGGCCCCACGTACGCCTCTCGCCTGGACTGCACGTGGCGGAGCCGGTCGATGGCGAGACGGGTGGTGACGCGTACGAGATAGGCCCGTGGTTCCCGCACGTCCGCCCGGTCGGCGGAGGCCCAGCGCAGCCATGCCTCCTGCACCACGTCCTCGGCGTCGGCTACGCGGCCGAGCATGCGGTAGGCGACCCCGGTCAGGACAGGCCGGTGCTCTTCGAAGAGATCAGTCACGGATTCGGCGGTCACCTCTCCATCCCAGCCGACGCCCCGCGAGGTGTCCAGCGGGAATCGGGCGGCCCTTGAACTGCGACCTGCGGACCCTTGAACTGCGAGCTACCTGGCGGTAATTATTGCTGACGCGGTGTCTCATTCACTCCGGCCCAAGCGGCCGGACGATCCCGAGGAGCGGTATGGCCGACACGATCTCGTTCGACGTCGACTCCCCCGCCGGCCGGCGCACGGTCGAGGTGGCGTACGAACGAACGGGCGCGGGCGAGCCGTTGGTCCTGCTGCACGGCATCGGCCATCACCGGCAGGCCTGGGATCCGGTCCTGCACATACTGGCGGCGGAGCGGGACGTGATAGCCGTCGACCTGCCTGG is drawn from Streptomyces sp. NBC_00178 and contains these coding sequences:
- the sigJ gene encoding RNA polymerase sigma factor SigJ, giving the protein MTAESVTDLFEEHRPVLTGVAYRMLGRVADAEDVVQEAWLRWASADRADVREPRAYLVRVTTRLAIDRLRHVQSRREAYVGPWLPEPMVTGFGQAVPDSAERAVLADSVSLAVLIVLETLSPLERAVFVLREAFGFPYAEIGITLDRSEAAVRQLAGRAKRHVEEGRPRYDVDPAERRDLTERFLAAASGGGLDELLALLAPDVRLVSDSGGKAKAPRRIIETADKVGRFLFAVAHDWPSRMEARILELNGGPALVFGVDGQVDTVFQTEVADGVIRCVYVIRNPDKLTGLHGS
- a CDS encoding sensor histidine kinase, whose translation is MHHFLGPLTRPVTYSRWLHLLIPSAVVSVWLFISMETPWMPCLFAVPIGLLPGFRLAEGLQAQLLLTPAERGRPNASISAAPSATWAERWRTVAWLEVRLLLAAAAGFATVWLPTTTVDLIGAAAGARPTTGWLAELLPARWLCALLAPVPLLILLGVVILCGEVATAAARGLLNPSPTERLTALEERTQLLLERNRIARELHDSIGHALTIAVVQAGAARTADSPEFTARALAAIEETARTALEDLERVLRVLREPDLPVGGRPTLLEAGRLLDSARDSGVIIDVDMAGSLELLPGPVSREGYRILQESLTNVLRHAGAVPVRVRISVAETCLDLEVANPIVGPPRRRGGGSGLRGMRERAALLGGKARTGPNKGEWIVHASLPLDHIR
- a CDS encoding ABC transporter ATP-binding protein encodes the protein MTSIEVHELTKDYGPVRAVDRLTFSVRPGRVTGFLGPNGAGKSTTMRLALGLARPSAGSVTIGGRPYSALDNPLRRVGALLDVQAAHGGRTPRSHLRVLAASNGIADSRVEKALADAGLTEVAGRRIKTFSLGMRQRLGIAAALLGEPEVVMLDEPSNGLDPEGIVWIRELMRRMAREGRTVLVSSHLMSETSSFADHLIVLGKGRLLADRTMRQFLGSHARPGVRLRTSEASRLWDALTRKGHTPVEGDSGDWTIEGAHVEEIGAIAAAEGIPLTELVQMQATLEEAYLDLTASETQFAASAALPGEPVCRKAV
- a CDS encoding ABC transporter permease — protein: MTKSVAAVLRSEWIKISSVRSVSGSLMSVFGATLFITVLVFASIGRAEASGATDDPVFSAFYALNFGQIAAMVFGATALSSECLNGALRISFAAVPRRGLLYGCKMSVVGGLALGVGLITSFSTFLVGQLFMGDYAISLGHEGALRAAFGGGVYLGLMALFAAGLTALLRSAVAVLSLLIPFILIVSFVIGDIAGDTARFLPDQAGQSVLHAHQEAGLGPWTGLAVTAAWAGLALLAGWWSMSRRDA
- a CDS encoding response regulator transcription factor, encoding MPITVLLVDDEPLVRAGLRAVLEAQPDIEVVGEAADGAAVIPLVSRLRPEVVAMDVRMPLMDGIEATRLVLRTVPHPPKILVVTTFENDEYVYEALRAGADGFLLKRARPSEIVHAVRLVAEGESLLFPAAVRQLAAEYGSSKARDRMHRAALTDREGAVLRLMARGQSNAEIAAELVVGVETVKTHVSAILAKLGARDRTQAVIAAYESGFVAPS
- a CDS encoding ROK family protein, with protein sequence MGRLTGGDPSLLRRINSAVVLHALRGADSPTLTDLTRITGLSRPTVEGVVEGLFGEGLVVEASPDDSGARRQGRPARRFRFRAEAGYLLGVEIGPHRVSALISGLDGRVVGAGARDVSETACADDRLEQVRAMIVDLLRRTGVARSSLRAVGVGSPGIVEADGTVRLGTALPDWTGLALGERMRRSFRCPVLVENDANAAAVAEHWKGAATESDDIVFVLAGLSPGAGSLIGGRLHRGFGGAAGEIGALHLLGRDVTPEHLLSTTDTPLDPLDEQAVAAVFAKAKDGDSGAKAAVARFNQRLVHDVAALVLALDPELVVIGGWAAGLDGVLDPLRDELARFCLRPPRVALSLLGEAAVATGALRLALDHVEEQLFAIEGTMTARR
- a CDS encoding GntR family transcriptional regulator; protein product: MGTTQLESVQEPKYWHLKTVLSEALDSDFAVGEVLPNERDLAARFGVARATLRQALEQLELEGRLQRRRGVGTTVAPPRVGVAVATAQHGWSGDGDEAWQPVECTMAVAPAVVAAELGVAAGETVHVVRRIRITHGQAVAAELLYVPASSVPELSGIEAASGPARARGVLRELHRLDLDGQDRSVELGSARADDAKELDRLPGAPVLVVTTRYLAAKVTAAVSVATYRADTCRLTFGDSGALEISHAEQERKAS